A single Inediibacterium massiliense DNA region contains:
- the cas3 gene encoding type I-D CRISPR-associated helicase Cas3' — protein sequence MKCFKVEGEFLKKAPSSPYLYHQKRTLDELKQHSVVFNTYPTGAGKTRASLLYLKENPNNNVLFIAPTNELLKQHAEDIKEFVEKNDLKHIVIKIDATVIEKIRNNHRKGTTLYELLRNPLEFRKELGIQMIDYAGKRPSVVVVNPDIFYYCFYSLYGFLDKTNLLEIIIKNYNYIIVDEFHYYDAKQLANFLFFIILSKEFNYFENGRKICILTATPDDLIEEYLKRGGIDYIIVSPENEDKESEKYDKIKTLSSMKLLITNRELEDVVVENYSNSNFERDSVVISQSIYKINKLKQELLNIKISKEKIGVITGAINSEERKQAVNCSLILATPTVDIGYNFKKEGKKKQNIDDVITEAITSDQALQRIGRAGRVLGKSIQDEESTVILCVNDRCYEKLKEYPEEINRERLKDIISEIMPQRNIMKNYIESCSIVELCFPMSDIYSKMPYDLRNIVEELFDKAVKVFAPKSNYSFKYFRNKIRNYKKQCKFIRDYNQSSDKKEYIQYTDDYLFVQFLKSYRKEQGREEVIEQDILQDFSEDEIKQLKQYYEEEIIRYIKGEICKISALINFRGTDISKPALVFDKYYKFGQQNQIFIYDIFHLMRYYEIYWCDSKREWENLSNVKISEERININRLDQIDTFIIINKIREKPIEISWEFNFKGNHTQFENKYANTVEAVTNLYLVGYEYTKIGKERVYFPEKIAKAFQEQYIPVFTMPKASKEEYRIKSMLKNQPIYFQKLNIQFEENEREYLIITGTNSLIIDSAVKKMKDNPDVEEIFIF from the coding sequence GGATATAAAGGAGTTTGTAGAAAAAAATGATTTAAAGCATATAGTCATAAAAATTGATGCCACAGTTATTGAAAAAATAAGAAATAATCATAGAAAAGGTACAACTTTATATGAGTTATTAAGAAATCCTTTAGAATTTAGAAAAGAATTAGGAATACAAATGATAGATTATGCAGGCAAAAGACCTTCTGTAGTAGTGGTGAATCCAGATATATTTTATTATTGTTTTTATTCATTGTATGGATTTTTAGATAAAACAAATTTATTAGAAATAATTATTAAAAATTACAATTATATAATTGTGGATGAATTTCATTATTATGATGCGAAGCAATTAGCAAATTTTTTATTTTTTATAATACTCTCTAAGGAATTTAATTACTTTGAAAATGGAAGAAAAATATGCATTTTAACAGCAACTCCAGATGATTTAATAGAAGAATATTTGAAAAGAGGAGGTATAGACTATATAATTGTATCCCCAGAAAATGAAGACAAAGAAAGTGAAAAATATGATAAGATTAAAACTCTTTCTTCTATGAAATTACTTATTACAAATAGAGAATTAGAGGATGTAGTAGTAGAAAACTATTCAAATTCAAATTTTGAGAGAGATAGTGTAGTAATTAGTCAATCTATATATAAAATAAACAAATTAAAACAAGAGTTATTGAATATAAAAATATCAAAAGAAAAAATAGGAGTTATAACAGGGGCAATAAATTCAGAAGAAAGAAAACAAGCTGTAAATTGTTCGTTGATCTTAGCAACGCCAACAGTAGATATAGGATACAATTTTAAAAAGGAAGGTAAGAAGAAACAAAACATAGATGATGTAATAACAGAAGCTATTACTAGTGATCAAGCATTACAAAGAATAGGTAGAGCAGGACGGGTATTAGGTAAAAGTATACAGGATGAAGAAAGTACGGTTATATTATGTGTTAATGATAGGTGTTATGAGAAGTTAAAGGAGTATCCAGAAGAAATTAATAGAGAACGGTTAAAAGATATAATAAGTGAAATTATGCCACAAAGAAATATTATGAAAAACTATATAGAGAGTTGTAGTATTGTAGAACTTTGCTTTCCTATGAGCGATATATATAGTAAAATGCCTTATGATTTGAGAAATATTGTGGAAGAATTATTTGATAAAGCTGTTAAAGTATTTGCACCTAAAAGTAATTATAGCTTTAAGTATTTTAGAAATAAAATTAGAAATTATAAAAAGCAATGTAAATTTATAAGAGATTACAATCAAAGTTCAGATAAAAAAGAATATATTCAATATACCGATGATTATTTGTTTGTACAGTTTTTAAAAAGTTATAGAAAGGAACAAGGTAGAGAAGAGGTTATAGAACAAGACATACTTCAAGATTTTTCAGAAGATGAAATCAAACAGTTAAAGCAATATTATGAAGAGGAAATTATTCGTTACATTAAAGGAGAAATATGCAAAATCAGTGCGCTTATAAATTTTAGAGGAACAGATATTAGTAAGCCTGCTCTTGTATTTGATAAGTATTATAAGTTTGGACAGCAAAATCAAATATTTATATATGATATTTTTCATTTAATGAGGTATTATGAAATCTATTGGTGTGATAGTAAACGGGAATGGGAGAATTTGTCCAATGTTAAAATAAGTGAAGAACGAATTAATATCAATAGATTAGATCAAATAGATACCTTTATCATAATCAATAAAATAAGAGAAAAGCCTATTGAAATCAGTTGGGAATTTAATTTTAAAGGTAATCATACTCAATTTGAAAACAAGTATGCAAATACTGTAGAGGCAGTAACTAATCTATATTTAGTAGGTTATGAGTATACAAAAATAGGGAAAGAAAGAGTTTATTTTCCAGAAAAAATAGCTAAGGCATTTCAAGAACAATATATACCTGTATTTACAATGCCTAAAGCATCAAAAGAAGAATATAGAATAAAATCAATGCTTAAAAATCAACCTATTTATTTTCAAAAACTAAATATACAGTTTGAAGAAAATGAGAGAGAATATTTGATCATTACAGGTACGAATAGCTTAATTATAGATTCAGCGGTAAAAAAAATGAAAGATAATCCAGATGTAGAGGAAATTTTTATATTTTAA